The window AAAAACGTAATTTTCTTCAATCAAAACGAAGCCCTGAATAAAGTCCTGACATTGTTACCTATAATTCCTATTGAGCAGCAGACTtgtctacaatgtgattttaacGTTACAGCTTTTTTWAAAGTCGCCCTCCAATTGTGAAGCTATTTGTTCCGCTGCTTGCAGCATCTGTCGGCTRGCTTTGATTTAAAAGGGACCAAATAAGATGATTTGGTGACATCAAGGCCTTCCCAGCGGTAATGATTACATTCGGAGCTCAGATCCACGCAAGAATTTGTATCCCACTAAACCCTCTGAGATCCCCTACCCACCCCCACAGTGCTTGAGCTTCCAGAGTCTTGTCCTATTAGGGTATTTGACAGTCCCAGCTTGTACTACACCATCAATGAATTGGATAGGTTATTGGGATGCTCGTTCCTCTCATCTTAGAAAGACAAAGCCCCGCTGGGGGGGCTGTTGACACCTCGAGGTTCGGGGAGGGTATAAAGAGGGATCTGTTTCAGTTGGGAGCAGTACTACTCTACGCGCTGCACCAGGAGAAACAGCCTACTTTGGACATACGTTTTAACTTTATTTTCTTCGCTTTTCCTTTTTTCCATCACGACTGACAGCATGCAAGTACCGAACAGACCAACAGGAGCGGGAGCGTACGGGTACTCCGCCATGCGCCATTACGCTTCGCTCTATCCACAGCGCAGCAGCAGCCAGTGCACCGCGGCGACCAAGCCTGCCAGCGGGAAATCTTTCACCATTGACGCCCTGCTCGCCAAGCCGTCGGAGACACACATAGACCGAACGAGTCCCATTCACTGTAGACTCAAATACCAACCGACAGCGCCACTACATCCCTTCCAGACCCAGATGAGCTCGGCGCTGCCACAGTACCTCTACTCGCCCAACATGCTGCACACGCCggtgcacagtcacacacaacccGGATACTCTGTCTACTGCTGTCCACCGTTCTCCCACCACGCGTCATGCCATGGGGCCTTTTACGCACACGGTAAATGTCAATCTAACGTGCCATTCTAATTTATTCAATAAT is drawn from Salvelinus sp. IW2-2015 unplaced genomic scaffold, ASM291031v2 Un_scaffold3296, whole genome shotgun sequence and contains these coding sequences:
- the LOC112075630 gene encoding homeobox protein not2-like, which produces MQVPNRPTGAGAYGYSAMRHYASLYPQRSSSQCTAATKPASGKSFTIDALLAKPSETHIDRTSPIHCRLKYQPTAPLHPFQTQMSSALPQYLYSPNMLHTPVHSHTQPGYSVYCCPPFSHHASCHGAFYAHETGLSMSHSFKHKEGKSKRMRTSFTNEQLDRLEKEFARQQYMVGSERFLLASGLQLTEAQVKVWFQNRRIKWRKQSLEQQQNKLVKLGLATPVKSPGSQGLGEEAEEIDFSDG